One region of Arthrobacter sp. StoSoilB22 genomic DNA includes:
- a CDS encoding acetylxylan esterase translates to MTTVDMAASPTRPSALAGYEDWPAYAAKHRFAAELTAGPPEARQLADTLGVPAVIPDIEYTVLAESEHDGVITSHLQWQLGFGPATSAWFVRPAGATGPQPGLLALHCHGGIKAYGAERLVRFEHNPEGNEGGTSAAVGSGFSSLALPPLDVRAKLYGGRALATWLARQGFAVLAHDAFMWGSRRFELDPLPWRTANAVNGRKALWREAGVELSVAEHYDAAAASHEETVAKAATLIGTTVAGTVAHDDLAALGVLASLPGVDRDRLGCLGFSGGGGRAMVLGALSPLIRSYVVTCMMTTFESLLPSYLDAHSWLLHSPGLAGLGDWPDLAIRSTAEKVLVQYALDDPLFPERGMRDAHQHLVEGMPARYTGSFWQEPHVFTRAMQDEAAAFLTSALQPRPTTATHAPDPARTAS, encoded by the coding sequence ATGACCACCGTTGACATGGCAGCATCCCCCACCCGACCCAGTGCACTTGCTGGTTACGAGGATTGGCCGGCCTATGCAGCCAAGCACCGATTCGCTGCCGAGCTCACCGCCGGCCCACCAGAAGCCAGACAACTTGCCGACACCCTTGGCGTGCCCGCCGTAATACCAGACATTGAGTACACAGTGCTTGCCGAATCGGAGCACGACGGCGTCATCACCTCGCATCTGCAGTGGCAGTTGGGTTTCGGCCCTGCCACATCCGCCTGGTTCGTACGACCCGCCGGGGCAACCGGCCCGCAGCCCGGACTGCTCGCCCTTCACTGCCATGGCGGAATCAAGGCATACGGCGCTGAGCGGCTGGTGCGGTTCGAACACAACCCGGAAGGCAACGAGGGCGGCACCTCCGCGGCGGTCGGCTCCGGTTTTTCGTCGCTTGCGTTGCCGCCCCTGGACGTCAGGGCAAAGCTCTACGGCGGCCGGGCACTCGCCACGTGGTTGGCCCGGCAGGGCTTTGCCGTCCTTGCGCACGATGCCTTCATGTGGGGCAGCCGACGCTTTGAACTCGATCCCCTTCCGTGGCGGACTGCCAACGCCGTCAACGGCCGGAAGGCACTATGGCGGGAGGCCGGCGTCGAACTTTCCGTGGCGGAACATTACGACGCCGCGGCGGCTTCCCACGAGGAAACCGTGGCGAAAGCCGCAACGCTGATCGGGACCACCGTGGCCGGGACCGTTGCGCATGACGACCTCGCGGCCCTGGGTGTCCTCGCGTCCCTGCCGGGCGTGGATAGGGATCGGCTCGGTTGCCTGGGATTCTCCGGCGGGGGCGGACGGGCGATGGTACTCGGTGCCCTGAGCCCGCTGATCCGCAGCTACGTGGTCACGTGCATGATGACCACCTTCGAGTCACTCCTGCCCTCATACTTGGACGCGCATTCCTGGTTACTGCACTCTCCGGGCCTGGCCGGGCTGGGTGACTGGCCGGACCTGGCCATCCGTTCCACTGCCGAAAAAGTGCTGGTCCAATACGCCCTGGATGACCCCCTGTTCCCGGAACGGGGTATGCGCGACGCGCACCAGCATCTAGTGGAGGGCATGCCCGCCCGCTACACCGGAAGTTTCTGGCAGGAACCACACGTCTTCACCCGGGCCATGCAGGACGAGGCCGCCGCGTTCCTCACCTCCGCATTGCAGCCCCGCCCCACCACCGCTACCCACGCACCTGACCCCGCTAGGACAGCCTCATGA
- a CDS encoding DUF6807 family protein, with amino-acid sequence MTQPLTATTERIARLPRIALVGVHGFGERHLDNLGRLSANGVLELVAVADPLPPADGTLGPEVKVFASLDELLAAGTKPDVVIVSTPIQTHAPLALAALNAGANVYLEKPPVASMAQFEELMEAAASAGRLVQVGFQSLGSEALPAIEAVVASGEIGDVRGISATGLWLRNKAYFKRSRWAGKRGLNGTDVVDGVATNALAHAVATGLRLAGARTVADVDSVETDLYRANHTESDDTSVVRVRITGSTVLTCALTLCAPVQSAPTVTIDGTLGQLTLFYTEDRVEVTSPQGTRTETFGRTDLLENLLAARTERDLLSPLSGSGAYVSVLEAIRTADAPRLIHPEFITWEGEGDAAHPVVHGIESLIRRAALGQATFAELGAPWTVSDEPALQAHETLHVNGVPVATLQDGTRIRPTSSPRPYLHPVRTLAGTVVTDHVPEDHVWHLGAGVALQDVDGINFWGGRTYTRDAGAYVWRKDHGRIVTESAEHSEGHRREQLSWIGPDGTPVLREQREWRWSAVGHSTWKLTLDFTLDSATGRPVLLGSPGSNGRPQGGYGGFFWRLPKVGDATIWTPDARGEDAVHGTVAPWLAWSGTFDAGTATATPVTGVPGLGRPATLVFLASPQAPDPWFVRHSGYPGVGLSLAWDTPVTAEPGKPVHRTVTVLITDGFLATQDIEQLITTLGEPA; translated from the coding sequence ATGACACAACCCCTGACCGCCACCACCGAGCGCATTGCCCGGCTCCCGCGCATCGCGCTGGTGGGCGTGCACGGTTTCGGCGAACGGCACTTGGACAACCTCGGCAGGCTGAGTGCCAACGGCGTCTTGGAGTTGGTGGCCGTCGCCGATCCCCTGCCCCCGGCGGACGGAACGCTGGGCCCGGAGGTGAAGGTCTTCGCTTCCCTTGACGAGCTCCTGGCTGCAGGTACCAAACCGGACGTGGTCATCGTCTCCACCCCCATCCAAACCCACGCACCTCTTGCCCTCGCCGCCCTCAACGCAGGTGCCAACGTGTACTTGGAAAAACCGCCGGTGGCTTCCATGGCCCAATTCGAGGAGCTCATGGAGGCGGCTGCGAGCGCCGGCCGTCTGGTGCAGGTGGGTTTTCAGAGCCTGGGCTCGGAGGCTTTGCCCGCAATCGAGGCCGTGGTGGCATCCGGCGAGATCGGCGATGTCCGAGGCATCAGCGCTACCGGACTGTGGCTGCGGAACAAGGCGTACTTCAAGCGGTCACGATGGGCCGGCAAGCGGGGCCTCAACGGGACCGACGTGGTGGACGGAGTGGCCACCAATGCCTTGGCACATGCTGTGGCTACCGGTCTCCGGCTAGCTGGTGCGCGGACTGTGGCGGACGTTGATTCCGTGGAGACGGACTTGTACCGCGCCAACCACACCGAAAGCGACGACACGTCCGTGGTGCGGGTCCGGATTACGGGAAGTACTGTGCTGACGTGCGCCCTGACCCTGTGCGCGCCCGTGCAGTCCGCGCCGACGGTCACCATTGACGGGACTCTCGGTCAGCTCACCCTCTTCTACACGGAGGACCGCGTGGAGGTTACCTCCCCCCAAGGCACCCGGACGGAGACCTTTGGGCGGACCGACCTGCTGGAGAACCTGCTGGCCGCCCGCACGGAGCGGGATCTGCTCAGCCCGCTGTCCGGATCGGGTGCCTACGTTTCTGTCTTGGAGGCCATCCGCACAGCAGATGCTCCCCGGCTGATCCACCCGGAATTCATCACCTGGGAAGGTGAGGGTGACGCCGCCCACCCCGTGGTCCATGGCATCGAATCGCTGATCCGCCGGGCAGCCCTGGGGCAGGCCACGTTCGCGGAGCTTGGAGCGCCCTGGACCGTTTCCGACGAGCCCGCCCTGCAAGCCCATGAAACTCTGCACGTTAATGGCGTCCCTGTCGCTACCCTGCAGGACGGGACCCGGATCCGGCCTACGTCCTCCCCCCGCCCCTACCTCCACCCGGTGCGGACGCTGGCGGGAACCGTGGTCACGGACCACGTGCCAGAGGACCATGTGTGGCACCTCGGGGCGGGAGTGGCCCTCCAGGACGTGGACGGCATCAACTTCTGGGGCGGCCGGACCTACACCCGCGACGCCGGAGCGTACGTTTGGCGTAAGGATCACGGCAGGATCGTCACAGAGTCCGCGGAGCACAGTGAAGGACACAGGCGCGAACAGCTGAGCTGGATCGGCCCGGACGGCACACCCGTGCTCCGCGAACAGCGCGAGTGGCGCTGGTCCGCCGTCGGACATTCAACGTGGAAACTGACGCTGGACTTCACACTGGACTCAGCCACGGGACGTCCGGTGCTGCTGGGCAGCCCGGGCTCCAACGGGCGGCCGCAAGGTGGTTACGGCGGCTTCTTCTGGCGGCTCCCCAAGGTTGGCGACGCGACTATTTGGACACCGGACGCGCGGGGCGAGGACGCCGTACATGGCACCGTGGCGCCATGGCTGGCTTGGTCCGGAACGTTCGACGCCGGCACAGCCACCGCTACGCCCGTCACCGGCGTCCCCGGGCTGGGACGCCCGGCAACCCTCGTGTTCCTTGCCTCACCGCAGGCACCGGATCCGTGGTTCGTGCGGCACTCGGGGTACCCCGGGGTTGGGCTGTCCTTGGCCTGGGACACCCCGGTGACCGCCGAACCGGGAAAACCTGTCCACAGAACCGTCACCGTCCTCATCACGGACGGCTTCCTGGCCACACAAGACATTGAACAACTCATCACAACTTTGGGGGAACCGGCATGA
- a CDS encoding aminopeptidase P family protein: MTTPTQFTPALTAVTARSQPTAPGPLTAPGNVADRAVKRRRVLDIMDAAGRDSLLLTSNTALTWYLDGSRVHISLAGDPIAALLVDRTGDHLVTFNNEAGRIAAEELPEDVSLDTVPWHGQLQAFAAGLALDGDPLLEAAVTAELRAARQQLLPGETARYAELSADAAAAMTDVLAAATPETTEFQLVSELAARIVSVGAEPLVLLCNGASRSDFRHPLATHSPIGRRAMAVVCARRNGLVANVTRWVAFDAGTPQELDAEARIAAVEADILRATVPGARLNEIFAEIKLAYLRHGFGEDQWTLHHQGGPAGYAGRDPRVTADVTDTVVLNQPFTWNPSGPGVKIEDTVLLTESGMRVLTVDERWPTTPVDGRRRPLTLRP, from the coding sequence ATGACCACGCCTACTCAATTCACGCCAGCTCTGACCGCAGTCACTGCGCGAAGCCAGCCCACTGCACCCGGCCCTCTGACTGCGCCCGGCAACGTCGCCGACCGTGCAGTGAAGCGCCGGCGGGTGTTGGACATCATGGACGCAGCGGGTCGCGACTCGCTGCTGCTGACATCCAACACAGCCCTTACCTGGTACTTGGACGGCAGCCGCGTGCACATCAGCCTGGCCGGCGACCCCATTGCCGCCCTCTTGGTGGACCGCACCGGTGATCACCTGGTCACGTTCAACAACGAGGCCGGCCGGATCGCAGCTGAAGAATTGCCCGAGGACGTCAGCCTTGACACGGTTCCCTGGCATGGCCAGTTGCAGGCCTTCGCGGCCGGGCTGGCCCTTGACGGCGACCCGTTGCTGGAAGCGGCTGTGACCGCTGAACTGCGTGCGGCCCGGCAGCAACTGCTTCCCGGCGAGACGGCCCGCTACGCCGAACTTTCCGCCGATGCTGCCGCCGCCATGACCGATGTCCTTGCTGCTGCGACGCCGGAAACCACGGAATTCCAGCTCGTCTCGGAGCTGGCCGCGCGGATCGTTTCGGTAGGAGCCGAGCCGCTGGTCCTCCTTTGCAACGGAGCGTCCCGCAGCGACTTCCGCCACCCCTTGGCCACGCACTCCCCCATCGGACGCCGCGCCATGGCTGTGGTCTGCGCCCGTCGGAACGGACTGGTTGCCAACGTTACCCGTTGGGTAGCATTCGACGCCGGCACTCCCCAGGAGCTCGATGCCGAGGCCCGCATCGCCGCAGTTGAGGCGGACATTCTCCGGGCGACGGTTCCCGGCGCCCGGCTCAATGAGATCTTCGCCGAGATCAAACTGGCATACCTCCGGCACGGCTTTGGCGAGGACCAGTGGACGCTTCACCACCAGGGCGGCCCGGCCGGCTATGCGGGGCGCGATCCCCGGGTCACCGCAGACGTTACGGATACCGTGGTGCTCAACCAGCCTTTCACGTGGAACCCGTCCGGCCCCGGTGTGAAGATCGAGGACACGGTGCTGCTCACTGAATCCGGCATGCGCGTCCTGACCGTCGACGAACGGTGGCCGACCACCCCAGTTGACGGCCGTCGTCGTCCGCTGACGCTGCGCCCGTAA
- a CDS encoding aldehyde dehydrogenase (NADP(+)), with translation MSTATLDLTAVTAAATEAAKVTAAASDAERAAWLTAVADALDANVTELVAIADSETSLGTVRLTGEVARTSGQLRLFANVITEGSYLEAVIDHADPTATPPKPDLRRILRPIGPVAVFSASNFPFAFSVAGGDTASALAVGCPVIVKAHSGHLRLSQRTAEIVTEALAKAGAPDGIFALVSGREAGTALVQDPAIKAVGFTGSIPGGRALFDLASSRPEPIPFYGELGSLNPVVITADALAERGQQLAAGLAGSFTQGAGQFCTKPGLVFIPEGTDFASHLAEASKDKPTAAMLTERIAEAYPDGLRNVADQPGVAVVSGTVQQDSLADGAAPVVFSTSAANVLARPDELLEECFGPTTLLIEYANQEELSAALAKVPGSLTGTVHAQPGEDVSALVEQLSGLAGRVLFDGWPTGVAVNWAQQHGGPYPATTSLFTSVGATAVRRFQRPVAYQDAPESVLHPALHDANPLGIPRRVDGVLTLS, from the coding sequence TTGAGTACAGCAACTCTTGACCTGACCGCCGTTACAGCGGCAGCTACCGAGGCGGCAAAGGTGACCGCAGCGGCCTCCGACGCCGAGCGCGCCGCCTGGCTGACCGCCGTCGCCGACGCTTTGGACGCCAACGTCACCGAACTGGTGGCCATTGCCGATTCCGAGACGAGCCTTGGCACAGTCCGGCTCACAGGTGAGGTGGCGAGGACCAGCGGGCAACTGCGGTTGTTCGCCAACGTGATCACTGAGGGCTCGTACCTCGAAGCCGTCATCGACCACGCCGACCCAACGGCAACTCCGCCCAAGCCCGACCTTCGCCGCATCCTGCGTCCGATTGGTCCGGTGGCCGTTTTCTCGGCGTCGAACTTCCCGTTTGCGTTTTCCGTGGCCGGCGGCGACACCGCGTCCGCGTTGGCCGTTGGCTGCCCGGTGATCGTCAAGGCACACTCGGGTCACCTCCGCCTGTCCCAGCGGACCGCCGAGATCGTCACCGAAGCGCTGGCAAAGGCCGGAGCCCCGGACGGAATCTTTGCCCTGGTCAGTGGCCGGGAGGCCGGCACGGCACTGGTCCAGGATCCTGCCATTAAGGCCGTCGGCTTCACCGGCTCCATCCCGGGCGGGCGCGCGTTGTTCGATCTCGCGTCCTCCCGGCCGGAGCCCATTCCTTTCTACGGCGAGCTGGGCAGCCTCAACCCCGTAGTCATCACTGCGGACGCCCTCGCGGAACGAGGACAGCAACTCGCCGCCGGTCTGGCTGGGTCCTTCACCCAGGGCGCCGGCCAGTTCTGCACCAAGCCCGGGCTGGTCTTCATCCCCGAAGGCACGGACTTTGCTTCACACCTGGCCGAGGCCAGCAAGGACAAGCCCACCGCTGCCATGTTGACCGAGCGGATCGCAGAGGCCTACCCGGACGGGCTCCGTAACGTCGCAGACCAGCCGGGTGTCGCCGTCGTCAGTGGCACCGTCCAGCAGGACAGCCTGGCCGACGGCGCCGCGCCCGTGGTGTTCTCCACCAGCGCCGCCAACGTGTTGGCACGCCCGGATGAACTGTTGGAGGAGTGCTTCGGCCCCACCACGCTGCTCATTGAGTACGCCAACCAGGAAGAACTCTCCGCGGCACTCGCGAAGGTCCCTGGCAGCCTCACGGGCACGGTGCACGCCCAGCCGGGCGAGGATGTCTCCGCCCTTGTGGAGCAGCTCAGCGGTCTGGCCGGGCGGGTCCTGTTCGATGGCTGGCCCACGGGCGTCGCCGTGAACTGGGCCCAGCAGCACGGTGGCCCCTACCCGGCTACGACGTCCCTGTTCACCTCGGTGGGCGCTACTGCTGTGCGCCGCTTCCAGCGTCCGGTGGCTTACCAGGACGCCCCGGAAAGCGTGCTGCACCCTGCCTTGCATGACGCCAACCCGCTGGGCATCCCGCGGCGCGTGGACGGCGTACTCACGCTCAGCTAA
- a CDS encoding mandelate racemase/muconate lactonizing enzyme family protein translates to MPARITGLSTRLITVPLLRSWGVEAPENHVIVTELTTDDGGAGHGFSWTPTIGPHAVKALLDHDIAPFILGLEANPEIVWDQLWKRLHEVGGGGLTTIAMAGVDLALWDLKARQAGTSVTGLLGQRQESVEVYGSGVNLHYTLEQLVEQAQRWVAAGHNAVKIKVGKPELREDAERVAAVRQVIGPDRLLMIDANQRWDLAHTFRALDILGEYGLEWLEEPIRADDLWAYRRLRKHSPVPIALGENVHTIYRFRDFIEAEAVDIIQPNIVRVGGITPFRRIVELARANSIRVAPHLLPELSGQLALTLAEAVSVEDVEDASFQQLGILAGPSPIRIHNSRLTSSGLRGLGFDFSSTPHTAGPHAPEAAAPEHSAPESKGNRIEYSNS, encoded by the coding sequence ATGCCCGCCCGCATCACGGGCCTCTCCACCCGGCTGATCACGGTCCCGCTGCTGCGCAGCTGGGGCGTGGAGGCGCCGGAGAACCATGTGATTGTCACCGAGCTGACCACGGACGACGGCGGCGCGGGCCACGGCTTCTCGTGGACACCCACCATTGGTCCCCATGCGGTGAAGGCCCTGCTGGATCACGACATCGCCCCGTTCATCCTGGGTTTGGAAGCGAATCCGGAGATCGTGTGGGACCAACTCTGGAAGAGGCTTCACGAGGTTGGCGGGGGAGGACTGACCACCATCGCGATGGCCGGCGTGGACCTGGCGCTGTGGGACCTGAAGGCGCGGCAGGCCGGGACGTCCGTCACGGGGCTTTTGGGCCAGCGCCAGGAATCCGTGGAGGTGTACGGCTCCGGAGTGAACCTGCACTACACCTTGGAGCAGCTGGTGGAGCAGGCGCAGCGCTGGGTTGCTGCGGGACACAACGCGGTGAAGATCAAAGTGGGCAAGCCCGAGCTTCGGGAAGACGCCGAGCGCGTTGCTGCCGTCCGCCAGGTGATCGGCCCGGACCGGCTGCTCATGATCGACGCCAACCAGCGCTGGGACCTGGCCCACACGTTCCGTGCATTGGATATCTTGGGGGAGTACGGACTGGAGTGGTTGGAGGAGCCGATCCGTGCCGATGACCTGTGGGCCTACCGCCGCCTGCGCAAGCACTCCCCGGTGCCCATTGCCCTGGGCGAGAACGTCCACACCATCTACCGCTTCCGCGACTTCATCGAGGCCGAAGCGGTGGACATCATCCAGCCCAACATCGTCCGGGTGGGTGGTATTACCCCCTTCCGGAGAATTGTTGAACTGGCACGGGCCAACAGCATCCGGGTTGCTCCGCACCTTCTTCCGGAACTCTCCGGACAGTTGGCCCTCACCCTGGCTGAGGCCGTGAGCGTTGAAGACGTGGAGGATGCCTCGTTCCAGCAGCTGGGCATCCTGGCAGGACCTTCTCCGATCCGGATCCACAACAGCCGGCTCACCTCGTCCGGCCTTCGCGGGCTTGGCTTCGACTTCAGCTCTACGCCGCACACAGCAGGGCCGCACGCACCTGAGGCGGCAGCCCCAGAGCATTCCGCCCCTGAGAGTAAAGGAAACCGCATTGAGTACAGCAACTCTTGA
- a CDS encoding 5-dehydro-4-deoxyglucarate dehydratase: protein MNFDGVLFFPVTPFAEDGSVDVALLKEHITSRLPFGPGGVFPACGTGEFHALSLDEIRTVVTAAVEAVAGAVPVVSGAGGPLGHAIAAAKVAEEAGADALLVLPPYLVTGPTDGVVAYVEAIAAASSLPVIVYHRGTAKFTAEAITRLTANPKVVGFKDGIGDVGLAQEIVSAINASGRTDFALFNGLLTAELTQGAYRGLGIPLYSSAAFAMAPEIAKAYYDAYVSGDEERRHALLEGFYAPLVRLRDQTPGFGVSLIKAGLRLAGLPVGPVRPPLVDPSEEQLLELKSILAKGHELAGR, encoded by the coding sequence ATGAACTTCGACGGCGTACTGTTCTTCCCCGTCACACCCTTCGCCGAGGACGGCAGCGTGGACGTTGCCCTGTTGAAGGAGCACATCACTTCCCGGCTTCCGTTCGGCCCGGGCGGCGTGTTCCCTGCTTGCGGCACCGGTGAATTCCATGCGCTCTCCCTGGATGAGATCCGCACGGTGGTGACCGCCGCCGTCGAGGCCGTTGCGGGAGCGGTGCCGGTGGTTTCCGGTGCGGGTGGTCCGCTGGGTCACGCGATCGCTGCAGCCAAGGTTGCTGAGGAAGCCGGTGCGGACGCCCTTCTGGTGCTCCCGCCGTATCTGGTGACTGGGCCTACCGATGGCGTGGTGGCTTACGTCGAAGCCATCGCGGCCGCGAGTAGCCTGCCGGTGATCGTGTACCACCGTGGGACTGCCAAGTTCACCGCCGAGGCCATCACCCGCCTGACGGCCAACCCCAAGGTTGTTGGATTTAAGGACGGGATCGGCGATGTGGGCCTGGCCCAGGAAATCGTGTCGGCCATCAACGCCAGCGGTCGCACCGACTTCGCACTCTTCAACGGCCTCCTCACGGCGGAACTGACCCAGGGCGCCTACCGCGGCCTCGGCATCCCGCTGTATTCCTCGGCTGCTTTCGCCATGGCCCCCGAAATCGCCAAGGCGTACTACGACGCCTATGTGTCCGGTGACGAGGAGCGCCGCCACGCGCTCCTTGAAGGTTTCTACGCGCCGCTGGTCCGGCTCCGCGACCAGACTCCTGGCTTCGGCGTCTCATTGATCAAGGCTGGCTTGCGCCTCGCCGGGCTTCCTGTCGGTCCGGTCCGCCCACCGCTGGTGGACCCCAGCGAGGAACAGCTCTTGGAGCTCAAGTCCATCCTGGCCAAGGGCCACGAGCTGGCCGGCCGCTGA
- a CDS encoding NAD(P)-dependent oxidoreductase — MSRIFVTGGSGRLGRSVVAGLAQAGHTVISVDRDAIPAEHLPPGAEQYTADLLAPGEAERLIRETAPDAVIHLAAIAVPFSAPEDVIFSTNTRLAFAVVSAATDAGVPKIVTASSPTALGYGSPAGWLPPSFPLDEQTPPKPWNAYALSKLIAEQTVQMFAAAQGEKIRYAAFRPCYVISPEEWEGALTQQGHTVRERLDDPALSAPAQFNYVDARDVADFLDVLLDKMDSIPNGEVFFVGAKDALATAPLAELFPRFLPGSGPITGHLSGTSPAFSISKARELLGWEPKRSWRSELTPPYQGADTASDQENQQAALNDENPARLVAAGATKETP; from the coding sequence ATGAGCAGGATTTTTGTCACCGGCGGTTCCGGCCGGTTGGGCCGCAGCGTGGTGGCCGGACTGGCCCAGGCCGGCCACACCGTGATTTCGGTTGACCGGGATGCCATTCCGGCAGAGCACTTGCCGCCCGGAGCCGAGCAATACACCGCAGATCTGCTGGCGCCGGGGGAGGCGGAGCGGCTCATCCGCGAAACAGCGCCCGACGCCGTCATCCACCTCGCTGCTATTGCGGTACCTTTCAGCGCGCCCGAGGACGTCATTTTCAGCACGAACACCCGGCTCGCCTTTGCGGTTGTCAGTGCGGCCACTGACGCCGGTGTCCCGAAGATCGTGACGGCGTCCAGCCCCACCGCCCTGGGCTACGGTTCACCGGCCGGGTGGCTGCCGCCGTCGTTCCCCTTGGACGAGCAGACGCCGCCCAAGCCGTGGAACGCCTATGCGCTGTCCAAACTGATCGCCGAGCAAACCGTGCAGATGTTCGCGGCCGCGCAGGGCGAGAAGATCCGTTATGCGGCATTCCGCCCGTGCTACGTCATCTCGCCGGAGGAATGGGAAGGTGCGCTGACGCAGCAGGGACACACTGTCCGCGAGCGCCTGGATGATCCTGCGCTGTCCGCTCCGGCCCAGTTCAACTATGTTGACGCCCGGGACGTAGCCGATTTCCTGGATGTGCTCCTGGACAAGATGGACTCGATCCCCAACGGCGAGGTGTTCTTCGTTGGCGCGAAGGATGCCCTGGCCACGGCTCCGCTGGCAGAGCTCTTCCCGCGGTTTTTGCCGGGTAGCGGTCCCATCACCGGGCACCTTTCCGGCACCAGTCCGGCGTTTTCCATTAGTAAGGCCCGGGAATTGCTGGGGTGGGAGCCCAAGCGCTCGTGGCGCAGCGAACTCACGCCTCCCTACCAAGGCGCCGACACCGCGTCTGACCAAGAGAACCAACAAGCAGCACTCAATGACGAGAATCCCGCGCGCCTGGTGGCAGCGGGAGCAACAAAGGAGACCCCATGA
- a CDS encoding Gfo/Idh/MocA family oxidoreductase has protein sequence MVNVDSAETQTASAAPAAQTEGPHRTRIALIGTGGRSEMYIRAIYGQHSDVAELIALSDVNQGRVDFYQDLIKELGGTEPVASFEPGQLTSFIRANGIERVIVTTPDYTHADYIVEALEAGADVVVEKPLTIDVEGCRRITDAVAKTGRNVVVTFNYRYSPRNSALKEVIQNGVIGKVTSVDFSWVLDTVHGADYFRRWHREKKNSGGLLIHKASHHFDLVNWWINDVPERVFASGGLRFYGDKNAAERGLGARPERGTVDGLEHDPFRLDMRDDERLKALYYDNEKFDGYIRDQDVFTEGITIEDNLALVVDYQGGPTLSYSLNAHSPWEGYRVTVNGTEGRAELEVVERAAVESSTDKKTVVDPSATPIEEEDAVRRNGERLVVQRHWEAAYEVPIINGEGGHGGGDNLLLSDLFNGPGIDPLGRPSGYIDGLRSVSVGIAGNKSLDTDLPVRISELGLGADLSRGQD, from the coding sequence ATGGTCAACGTCGACTCAGCTGAGACCCAGACCGCATCTGCCGCACCCGCAGCCCAGACTGAAGGCCCCCACCGAACCCGGATAGCGCTCATTGGCACCGGTGGCCGCTCAGAGATGTACATCCGGGCCATCTACGGGCAGCACTCGGACGTCGCTGAACTTATTGCGCTTTCCGATGTCAACCAAGGCCGGGTGGACTTCTACCAGGACCTCATCAAGGAACTGGGCGGAACGGAGCCGGTGGCATCCTTCGAACCTGGCCAACTCACCAGCTTCATCCGGGCAAACGGCATTGAGCGGGTGATCGTCACTACGCCCGACTACACCCACGCGGACTACATCGTGGAGGCACTTGAGGCGGGTGCCGACGTCGTGGTGGAAAAGCCGCTCACCATCGACGTTGAGGGCTGCCGCCGGATCACCGACGCAGTGGCCAAGACGGGCCGCAACGTGGTGGTCACGTTCAACTACCGCTACTCGCCGCGCAACAGTGCGTTGAAAGAAGTTATCCAGAACGGCGTGATCGGGAAGGTAACGTCCGTCGACTTCAGCTGGGTGCTGGATACCGTGCACGGCGCTGACTACTTCCGCCGCTGGCACCGCGAGAAGAAGAACTCCGGCGGCCTGCTCATTCACAAGGCTTCGCACCACTTCGACCTGGTCAACTGGTGGATCAACGATGTTCCGGAGCGCGTGTTTGCCTCCGGTGGCCTGCGCTTCTACGGCGACAAGAATGCAGCCGAACGTGGCCTGGGAGCCCGTCCGGAGCGCGGCACCGTTGATGGCCTTGAGCACGATCCCTTCCGCTTGGACATGCGCGACGACGAGCGCCTGAAGGCCCTGTACTACGACAACGAAAAGTTTGACGGCTACATCCGCGATCAGGACGTCTTCACCGAGGGCATCACCATCGAGGACAACCTCGCCCTGGTGGTTGACTACCAGGGCGGCCCGACGCTGAGCTACTCCCTGAACGCCCACAGCCCGTGGGAAGGTTACCGCGTCACCGTCAACGGCACCGAAGGCCGGGCTGAGCTCGAAGTGGTGGAACGTGCCGCCGTCGAATCCAGCACCGATAAAAAGACCGTGGTGGACCCCAGCGCCACACCCATCGAAGAAGAAGACGCAGTGCGCCGAAACGGTGAACGCCTGGTGGTCCAGCGCCACTGGGAAGCTGCGTACGAAGTTCCGATCATCAACGGCGAGGGTGGCCATGGTGGCGGCGACAATCTGCTGCTCTCGGACCTCTTCAACGGTCCCGGCATTGACCCGCTGGGCCGCCCGTCCGGCTACATCGATGGGCTCCGGTCCGTGTCGGTGGGCATCGCGGGCAACAAGTCACTGGACACCGATCTTCCCGTCCGTATCAGCGAACTTGGCCTCGGCGCCGACCTCAGCCGCGGCCAGGACTGA